The DNA window TAAACTATTTTTTAGACATAATTCAAGCGAACAGTGCAGTGAACATATTTtcaattcatatttgtttttattttttactgaatggCGCTTGTAGTGTAGGCTTCAGTATAGTAGAATATATCCTTCTTGAGGTTAAGACCAAAGACTCATGTCCTCTACAGGGGACAAAAGTTAAATTCTGGGTCTTAGGAGgctatgtacattttaatgtaagtcactctggttAAGCACACCTGTTAAATGCATGTAGGTAAAGTGGTTAAGCACAGCTGTTAAATGCATGTAGGTAAAGTGGTTAAGCACGCCTGTTAAATGCATgcatgggggcgacatagctcaggaggtaagaccggttgtctggcagtcggagggttgccagttcaaaccctgccctgggcgtgtcgaagattccttgagcaagacacctaacccctaactgctctggcgaatgagaggcatcaattgtaaagcgctttggataaaagcgctatataaatgcagtccatttaccatttaccatgtagTTAAAGTGGTTAAGCGCAGCTGTTAAATGCAGGTAAGTAAAGGCAAAAGCCGCCCTGATTGCCCGTTACCTCACGTTGCATGACTGCGACTCCTTGCTGTGTTTCTGGAACCAGGACGGCTGCGCCCTGCGGACGTCCCCGCCCGTGATCAGGCCGTCTTTGTCCTGGTCCAGACCCAGGAAAACCGAGCGGGCCCGCTCCCTCTCCTTCGCAGTCAGCAGCCGCACCAGGGAGTTCTGGAGAAAGCACGGCGCAACAAGATGAGCGTTAGGCTCGATCGCAGACCGCGTGAAAAGGGACATCGCAATAACAACGGGCAGAGTCAGGactgagctgtcaatcactcctGGAGTACAGCAGGGCACCGCTGTTCCAtggattttcattaaatatcttgccagatgcttttatccacaCCAAGGTGAAAAGACAGCATTACTATATAATATGCATTTATTCCACCAGATATTTCTTTACAGGCAGAAATCAGTTATGAATTCATGAATTTATGGCAGAAATCGTGTTAAAAAGAAGTTCATTTACAACAAAGGTAATTTAGCAGTCTGCCCTTGAGCAACTAAgccaacaacaataataataataataataataataataataataataataatgacattcAGTACCTCGGTGCGGAACTTGCTGAGCACACCCAGGGACTCGTGGTACAGGAAGTCAGACCATTCGATCTGCCCCTTCTTCTCCGGGTCCAGGGCAGAGAACTGGGCCAGAACCTCTTCCTCTTGCTCGTCGGACAGGTCCTTGTCGAACAGCCGCTTGGACACGAAGTGCTTGTACTGCAGAATCTCATCCGCCACTAAACAGGACTCTGCGAGAGTGTGGGTGagtggtgggtgtgggtgtgggtgtgggggtgggggtggggggatataTCATTTCTCaccattattatcattttgCATCATTCATTACCATACACAAAGACCAGAATGACCCCACAACATATGCAGTGTATGTCCCCTCCCAAAAACTAAAGCCTTCACAAAATGTTGCAATTTTGCAGTATGGTTATGTTTAACAACAGGGTAGCAACATTTTTATGATCCTTCCTTATTGCCACCAACAGTCCACTTTCCAGTTTTGCTGTAAGTCTAGAAAATGCTTGTATTTATCAccacatgaaaatgttttaagatacacattttcacaactttacaaaaaatgacattacacaatgttattttgctagctgagaaataagaattttctttaaaaaaacctgaCTTTCTCAATCTCTCAGAAAACTAGGAATACTTGTACCTTGTTCCAATTTACAGTATTGCATACAGTagcattattttaatgaaaagattATTGAAAAGATTATTGAGGAACAGTAGTTAAATGTGCTTGATGTGGTTCAGGAGTCACTGTTTGATGAGTCATGGCTGGATGAACATCAGCACTACAGGCCAGTTTGTTCTCTTGACAGTcgcaacaaaaatgtttttgcagtaAAAGGCACAGGTGTCTGCAATTCTGAGCTACTTGTGTacgtctgtatatgtgtgtgggagtgtgagagtgtgggtgtgtgtgtgtatgtctgtatgggtgcgtgtttgtgtgtgtgtgtgtgtgtgtgtgcgtgtgtatgtctgtgtgggtgtgtgtgtgtatgtctgcaagggtgcgtgtctgtgtgtgtgtgtgtgtagcctatatgtctgcatgggtgcatgtgtgtgtgcatgtgtgtgtgtgtgtgtgtgtgtgtgtgtgtatgtctgtgtgggtgtgtgtgtgtatgtctgcaagactgcgtgtttgtgtgtgtgcgtgtgtgtgtgtatgtctgtgtgggtgtgtgtgtgtatgtctgcaagggtgcgtgtctgtgtgtgtgtgtgtgtgtgtagcctatatgtCTGCatgggtgcatgcgtgtgtgcatgtgtgtgtgtatgtgcgtgtgtgtgcgtgtgtgtgtgtgtgtaggtgtgtgtgggtgtgtgtgtgtgtgtatgtctgcatgggtgcatgtgtgtatgtgcgcagaTGCACTGACCTGGAATGATCTTGCACTGTTTGAAGGTCTCCATGAGACTGTACATCTCCTCCTCTGTGAGCAGCAAGTTGACGTTGTCCTGCGGAAGTGGGAATCAATTAAAAAGACGGCGACCTTTCCTCACCACTGAAGAGTGGGGATAGCAGGAAATGTCAGGGAAAGGTGAACACTTCGCCAGCATTTAAACTCTCGCCTCAATAACTCAGTTTCTTTTATGGCCTTAACATTAAAACTgcaattaaatttcatttaaaaaaagaaaacggatGACAGTATTGCTTTATGCCTGTTTTTTGCACACATCATCAAAGCATGCTTTAATGGATCTTGTTCTTGTGCACATCCAAAATATTCTTAATTCTTCTTTTGGTATTTAAAATTCATTccatattttaattaacattctCTGCTCTGCGGAAAGATACTAAGCATTATGGCtaatacacaaaaatgacactACAGTTTATACAATAATTATGCCCCTAGTAAGTGAAAAGGGTAGAATGCATTATATCATTGGCCAGGAGTGCGTTATTAATCTAGTGTGGAATAGCGCAGGACTTCAAAATCAGGGATCCAGGGACGACCTTTTGTTTTCAACCTCCCATCTGCAGTGTAACGGCAGCAGTCAACAACTGTGATAATTAGCGATAGCAATTATCTCAGAAACAACTCACTGACAGCTTTTAGTCTGTGAAGAGAACATGTGAAAGCAAAGCTGTACTAGTGTTTTCACATATGCGGCATATATTATTTCTATTTACTTGAGATTCTTTTTTTCTAGAACTATCTccttcagattttatttttataaagaatataaatatCAGCCTTTTGCCGAAAAAAGCAAACGAAACAAACTTCATTTAATCACATAATACGTAAATTAAGGTACAACAATCTGCTTCTGATGCTGAAGTTcaaccataaaaaaaacaaaaaaaaacaaaagaaaaacaaatgttggtAATCTCCAGACATGCataatttctgcattaattcATCAAATTAATTAATCGATCAGGTTTCAACAGTTCTAGCACTGGAACAAAGGGTGATTGTGTTTCCATGGAACAATGGTTCCTAAACCTAGCCTTGGGCACCCCGAGATGGATCCAGGTATTTGATGCGTTCCACCTGAAGCATACCTGATACAACAAATCAATTAGTtgcatcaggtgtgcttgagatagaacacatcaaatacctggatcTGGCTGGGCGTCCCTGAGTAGAGGCTTGGGAGCCACAGCCACTGAACATGCATGAGGTCGTAGCAGCTGACAGTAAGACGGCATCATCACTATCATTATCTTCAGAATGACCCCATCTGACATAGAAGGAAATACATCATGGAGAACTTGCCCAGAGGCTTGAAGGTCACAGTCCACCTGCCAGATGTTCTAATAACACCTGGAATTTCTCACCATGAAATGTACCAGGTGTGCCAGATCTCTGCAGTGTAAtggcaggagctggagctggcccaataaacacacacacacgcacacacacacacacacacacacacacacacacacactaaagtcCTAGGCAGATCTCACCAACCTATTACAAGAGCCACCATTGCTCCAGAGATCTACAGTACAGTACGCCAAACTCCGACAGCCCAATTACAGCAGCACTCAGGTGATGTCACTCGCCACCTTTGACCTCTACTCCCGTGAGACTCCATTCAGGCCCCATAAAAGAGAGCTCCGGCTGGTGAATAATAGATCAGTCCATGGCAACAGTGCGTAGCGGTGCATGCAGTGATGTCAGTGTTGTTTTGCATCTGTCCTGTCTCTCCCAATGAGACCAGTGCCCTTTGAGCAATGAGAAAGCTCCACTCAAGGACTATATTTCTCTTTATCTGACAGGAATGTAAATAAgacaaagcacttttttttttacaaagcctTGCTTTGTACCCTTTCCAGCCCCCAGTTGAGCTTATGTCACCAATGTGTCTATTCTGCCTAGCTGTGATGAATGGAGGCAATAAGTGACAAACGGAATGGTGGAAAACGCAACCATGCTAGCGGCCTGCGTTGCACAAATGCAGATGCATTGAACAACTGGTCATCACCTTAGAAACTTGagttaatttcataaatattaaaaaaatagtcagaaatatattcaaatttgaattttttaaaaatttgaaaccCAGAGAAGAGTACTCGTCTGATGAATGTGGTGCAAAACATAATCATGCTCAAAAATGGAGAAAcgtgctaataaataaataaataaataaataaataaataaataaataaataaataaataaataaacagtccGCTTGCGGTGCGCTGTGCCTCTTCCCCAGCTTTTGCTTTAATATCTGGGGAAATGTCACACGCTACTGATCTGGAGTTTAGGAAAGAAAGTGCCAGAATTGTCGTGAAGATTTACAACAGGATCCTGGCCTCTGCCTGATCTATTCGGCGCTCGGCAAAACAATCAATTAACCACAGCCGGGAAAGATGAACGAAGCCATCGGAAATGGATTTATAACTGCTAATGTATAATGgggcacaaaaaaaataatggagtTCACTAACCTCATACTTGTATTTGATGCACtatgctataaaaaaaataataagacaaAGACAATTTCTCAAAAAAGTAAGGCGCCTCAACGCTgggtaatatatttttatggttttccTTTCAGTTGTGATGCTGAGATTGCAGACAAAAAGGAGGGAGTCTCTGTCGTTTTAAGATATTCCCTGGTATCTCAGCATGCATTCTTGCTCTTCGGTACACGAACTGTAGAATGCTGACGTTCATCAACAGGGTTGTTCTCTGCACATGCATTAGCCAACAGAAAATGGCCCTGAAAAGTCCCTCTGGAGAGAATACTTCAAATGACTTATGTAACCTATACCTCTCTGTCCTCCAGGGAACTCAGATAAAGCTGAAGTGAATGGGATTTTCGTTATTACACCGCAAATGTGTGTCAGACAAATAGTGAGGGCATGTAAGGCCACTTCTTCGCTCACAATAACAGTGCTCAACCAAAGTAAACATTTTGCCTCTTATATTTTGTAGGGTTTAGGCATAAATTCATGGTCTAAAATGTCCTCAAACCACTTCAggtaaaattatgaaaaattaacaTCAGCGAGGCAGGATTTACAGATAAGGTAGTCATGCTTGTCTTCATCTATACGCTGAgtgtatttttgagaaatgtatTATAAAGACACGAGACACATTATGTGCTAGGACTTCTTAAATATACGTCATATGACCTTTATCTGGCTATGACATTCccaaacatttgttttcttctcaTTAAAATCTGTCCTTCCTCTcatccttaaaaaaatgaagagtcACTCTGCTGGTTTGAactgatacatttttaatttcagagaGCCTGTCCCTGAATTATTCATTGATTGGCATCTTGCACTCTGCGTGCGCTATATTAGGCAACCCCCTTCTGACCAATCTCCTGAACAGTCTAAACGAATAAACAAGGAGAAGCAACAAGACCCATAGCCCTTGCCTTCAAATTAGCACGCTTAATTTGTTTCAACAAGAAGCCGCCTTGATATTAAATTCTTAAAACGACGAGCGCAAAGCTTTTCGATGCTAGTAAAAAATCTATCAATAAATGGGGTTGATTCTGTGACATTAATGTAGTGCCTTATGCCGATAACCCACATTAAATTCAAAAGTCAATCAAAACTGCGGacatgtaaaataaagtaaaatacaaaattttcacaaacacaatggAAAAGCAGGAAGGAAAATGTGACATACTTTGACATACGATTACATGGGGGTGGAGGTTTTTGAAGGCTAATTGGATTCTAAGAAAAGGCCCTGCGGGTTTGAAGGAAAACGCTGCTCTTGATAAATCACTGTTATTGTTTCCACGCAAACCGCTGACCCGGCAGACTCAACGTGTTGTTATTCTACAGAGGACTCCTGTGGTAAAATATTCATCACTGACCTCATTTAGCATTGAAAATGAATCATATGGACGAAGCTTTCATCAGTACAATTCATAACAGATCAATCAATGCTGAAGCACAGTTCTAGACCTTTGATAAATGACTTCTAATAAATAGCTTTAAAAATATCAAGCACCTAACAAAAGAGGTAGAAATTAAACCAGTAATTTaacaattaataattcattcaagtaaataaagaaatcaagAAATAGACTGCATATTATGTATGGATAAAGGACTGCATACATAATGCAACTTACCAAAGTAAATACGACATAAAGTTTCAGGGCTCAGTTTGCTGTTAAGAAATCTTCTATGAACCATACTCCATAAACCACATACTTGAGAACAGGGGCCCCAAAAATCAGATCTGTATTGTAGATGTACCACAAGGGCCCCAAGCCTTATCCAAATGCACAATATCCCGTCTACACTGAAAAGGCTTGtctgaaacaagaccaggttaaaatcTAGTATAAGGCTGGAtttaacacacgtgatccggccgaccaatggtgtaacttcataactcggccgaccaatggtgtaacttcatcactcagtcacagccattcgcatttgtagggctggccccgctgttgcggtccagccaaaaacatctCCGAATGGAGAGAAGCTCTTTGAATCTGAAGAAGCACGCCAAACCCCTGCACAGAGGCTATTCTGTAGCATGCCCTTGTCTAACTCTCAAAATAGTACTTTACGTTCCCCTAAGATCTGGACAGAGCTCCAGCCTCAGTACTGAGAAACCCAACCCACATGGAAGCttccttctgtcctctctccctGGTGTACTCTGTAATGTAAACTTAGTGTGCGTTTGAtggttatgtaaatgtgatccATACTCTATGTTAATACACGCAATAAAGCACACTGAGTGTCCTGTCCTTTGTGCTAATTACATTTCGTATAGATCTACATGTGCTGGGCCAATTCCCGAAGGATGCAGAACAAATCTCTGTTCTGTTAAGCCAACTGCACGTGTGTTTTTCATGCAACACGTATTCCATTTCTTGATAAATCCAATGCATGCCACGTCTGACAGCCGTGGTCTAAGCACAAGAAGCCAGATATGGATTGGATTTGCCTTCGCGGAATTTCAATCATACTTGCTGGTAGTCTGCGTCGGATTCACCTAGAATTGGATCTGAAGGCAAACGCTCTTTCGGTACCTTTCCCTACCACCAGCATTTTACTTGCAAAAAACATCCCATAATAAGTGTGTGGGAGTCAGGAGCCCTGTTGCAGAAATGATCTGCAGGTTGAATTGAACTCTGGTATTCAGGAGCTGGGAGTAGGTGCACAGACTGTGATAGAGGTGAGTGATTGTGGGGCGTGGCTGAGGTGGACTCACAGTGGGACAGAGGTGAGTGATTTTTGGGTGTGGCTCAGGTGAACTCATGCAGTGGGACAGAGGTGAGTGATTTTGGGGTGTGGCTCAGGTGAACTCACGCAGTGGGACAGAGGTGAGTGATTTTGGGGCGTGGCTCAGTCAGCCTCACGCAGTGGGACAGAGGTGAGTAATTTTTGGGCGTGGCTCAGGTGAACTCATGCACGGGACAAAGGTGAGTGATTTTGGGGTGTGGCTCAGGTGAACTCATGCAGTGGGACAGAGGTGAGTAATTTTTGGGCGTGGCACAGGTGAACTCATGCAGTGGGACAGAGGTGAGTGATTTTGGGGGCGTGGCACAGGTGAACTCACACGGTGAGACAGAGGTGAGTGATTTTGGGGGCGTGGCACAGGTGAACTCACGCAGTGGGACAGAGGTGAGTGATTTTGGGGGCGTGGCACAGGTGAACTCACGCAGTGGGACAGAGGTGAGTGATTTTGGGGGCGTGGCACAGGTGAACTCACGCAGTGGGACAGAGGTGAGTGATTTTGGGGGCGTGGCTCAGGTGAACTCACAGTGGGACAGAGGTGAGTGATTTTGGGGCATGGCTCAGGTGAACTCACACGGTGGGACAGAGGTCAGTGAGTTTGGGGCGTGGCTCTGTCAGACTCACGCAGTAGTAACAGCTCCACCCGGTGGCGGAGCGGGCGGCGTCCCTCATCTCCTGCACGGTGTCGGTGCCCACGTAGCCCATCTCCCGCAGGCAGCCGTCGTGGAAGACCCGGGTGCAGATCCGGCAGGGGAACAGGTCGTCCGCCGTCCACACCTCGCAGATCTCGCACATCTCGTCGTTCACCGGCTGCAGGGAGAACGCCCCTAAGGTTACCGTGCAGTTGTGGGAGGGGCATCGCACGCATCATACGCATAACCGTGGAATTGTGGGCGGAGCAACACACAGGTAACATAGGCAACCGCAGAGTGGTTGAAGTAGCATTGAATACATCACAGATGTAACTATAGCTCTTAGCTGCAATAAGTCCGTCTCACCAACCTCACGCTGTTATATAACAATGGCATATAATAATGAAGGAGTTTACTAATTGCCCCACTTTAAACCAGCGCAACAATAGTGCTGTCACTTTAGTAACAAGTGTGTAAGGCCGCTTTGTTTCGTGTAATTTGTAAGTGTAATTTCAGAACTTTCTCCCTTTGAAGTGACAATGCGGTAGCTGTGAAACCGTGTGTTACattgtcacattttatttacactATTGTTGCACCGTTATATCATCAGCCTAATTGGATGCGTAACCTATTTACCCTTCATAGCATAGGATGAAGAGGAAGGCATATAGCATCTTCCCTGCCCAGATACAAAtggaatatattgcaatatatactgaaatgaaatgcattatcaaggtcactctggataacaataatgtaaatttaaatctTCAGAAATGTAAATCTATTAGGCAACTATGAAATATATTGCCAGTTTCAgaaatagaaatacatacataaaaatacatcattgtgaaatatttctCATTAAATACATCCATACGTTTCCAGTATACTGTGGTATATTTCCTTTTCGTAAAGGTGGGTCAGatcacagcagcagtgcagcGTGACAGCGCCTTTAATATCCCAGACGCTCCAGTTCACTGCCACAGCCAAAGTGTCCCGAGGCTGTCTTTGGCCTCGATCCAGCACATCTCCGGATTGAGTATAGAATGTCAGCGTTGCTACGGACGTCACAGGTGAGACTGTTCGGGGGACGTGGGCTGACTCCAAACTGCTGTACTTACAGACGGCGGGCAGGATGTGTTGCTATGGATGTGGAAGTCGTGGAAATATAGTGTataaaaaatggggggggggagggtggtgagGTAGCACCATCAGCCTCGCTGGCGGTTGCCAGATTTATCACCCGTGACGCTATGCTGTCCAATGGCTGATTAAACTCGACAGCCCCTTCAATTGGCATTACGCAAGCTCAATTAGACAACTCTAATGGAAAGAGGCTACCTGCATATCCCGTGCACTTAGTTCGCATTTAACACTGCTAACGCCAAATAAATAGAAGTTCCATAATCCTTTGAATCAAACATAACAGACCCATAATCCTTTGCCTTaaatataacccccccccccccccccccccccccccccatgcactcAAACCCTGCCCCCTTATGCTAGtgacacacaatgcacaatgcCTCACAATGCACACAGACGTACGCGCAGATATACAGACAGTATTGGTATGGAGATATACCCCATAGTCAAAGcaatattataataaattgaTACATTTTGTGTGGCAATTAATAcaatgttgttgtgttgttcttggattcaaatgtgttttgataTAACTCAGATCATAGTAATTtcctacaaacaaaaaaaatatgtaatatctCACAATCTCTACAATGCATAGAACAGTATGATTCAGTATGATGTTTGTAGGGTTGTAagtatgatatgatatgatatgatatgatatgatatgaagGATACTTCACTTCAATGCATACTTTACACGTCACTAGTGGGTCTACTGATATGCCTCCAATACACACTAATACAGTGCTGAATTGCCATTGCCATTATTTCAATACAACAATTATCATAAAGAAAACCATGTTACTCATGCTCCGCTGCAGCACTAAAAATCCATTAAAGCAATCGAGAAAAATGCATTACTAATAAGTTAATGGAATGCGTAGCTAGCCAGCTGTCAGTGATGGCAACAAACTGTGAGACTACGTTGACCTAAAGTCAAACTCAATTTTAATTCTCAGTAATGAGTGTGACATTACTTTTGAGTAGTCTGTCCAAGGACCAGACAGGCTTGCTAGAAGGCCAGTTTTTGATCAGAATGTCTTTCAATTATTTGCACTTGTCCCAATTTGTGGTCCTGACCAATATATCGTCCGGTCTGAAAAAAGGTACCGTTAGTTTGTAGAGAATTTGAGTCTGTATTAGTCATCCACTCCAGTAGGTTCTCCCCCgatccaccccctcccccggtcCGTCATCAGTCCCAATTGGTTTTTGACAGCTTCCCGCCTTGTTCGTAATTAAGCCGTCTGGTTTTGACAAATTCttaatctggcaaccctaggaccagggttggagaccgcTATCGTAGCATTAGTAAGAAATACATTCATTCAACAAAATACCTATCTGACACATATTCTACTAATTGCACCGTTTTGTTTGTCAAACAGAAGAATGTCACCATTATCCAGTCCTGTACCCTTGCGTGGACACCGCCCAATGAGTGAGAAGACCAATGATGTCATACTGAAGGCACTATAATGAGGATTTAATGTCCCTGTAGCAGAACAAACAAGAGCTTCAGTTAGGCAATGAGGAAATATTGATGTCTGATCCCTCGGTGAGGATGGGCAGACATTAATGTGTGCAAGAAAAGGAGTAACACCTCGGTAGTGCAACTGTAAGAGGaaaagggctgtgtgtgtgtgtgtgtttgtgcgtgtgtgtgtgtgtgtgtgtgtgtgtgtgtgtgcgtgtgtgtttgtgtgcgtgtgtgtgtgtgtgtctgtgttcgtgtgtgcgtgtgtttgtgtgtgtgcgcgcatgtgtgtgcaccttTCAAATCCTTTCATATACTCAAGCTACAGTATGCTTTACCAGATGGAACTCCAGAAGTGCGAACCCCATCCGTCTGACACCCCTAATagtttcaaaaaatgaaacagcacTTGAAATTCAAAAAGTATCCCTGGTCTGATGTTAAAGTGCCTATGAGGGTTCATGTCACACTGTTTCTATATCTGTATGACCCTTTTAGTACACTTCCATTTAAGTGGGACACTTGAAGCAAAGTGTGACACTTGAAATGATGGAAGACAGGAATGTTGGCATATTACATTAACAGTTGaagtattacattattaatCAGAAAAAGGTGTAACTCCCAGTTAAAGCAATAACCACCGGTTAATGtaaaaagttattacattaaccggcattaaaaagttaataataacttattaatgtaataaataattacattaactGCCAAACATTGTTATGTTAACCATTTAAGATTGTTATTACATTGACTGGCACTTATTACATTAATCAGCAgttattacagtacattaaagaGGACATAGTAATTCAATCAACCCTTCTTATTACATTATCCATTGCTACACGCTACACACCCTAAATAAATGCACGTCA is part of the Anguilla anguilla isolate fAngAng1 chromosome 10, fAngAng1.pri, whole genome shotgun sequence genome and encodes:
- the phf24 gene encoding PHD finger protein 24, with product MGVLMSRKQQVEKVQKCSVVVSAFKEGLKDCPSPTDPPEEPVEAEDTPAETEGAEGPPKEEEKGETQNEDDGKACASTSQHASAQQREDCRINQEAWSRLRDGKGVEPEDLDRANQLTPPAFVRPKRDINDDQPLDIELGQREQPVNDEMCEICEVWTADDLFPCRICTRVFHDGCLREMGYVGTDTVQEMRDAARSATGWSCYYCDNVNLLLTEEEMYSLMETFKQCKIIPESCLVADEILQYKHFVSKRLFDKDLSDEQEEEVLAQFSALDPEKKGQIEWSDFLYHESLGVLSKFRTENSLVRLLTAKERERARSVFLGLDQDKDGLITGGDVRRAQPSWFQKHSKESQSCNVSISHVGPISENSPASSSSEKSREKDDNRQVTWQQFVKESALFILAARPNSPALHLRPLL